Part of the Garra rufa chromosome 8, GarRuf1.0, whole genome shotgun sequence genome, CTTGCAGGCAGCGTCCTACTTCCAGTTTTAGAGTTCCCTTGAGGGGCCCTGCACTCTAAGTCTCAAATGTAAAAGATCTAGAGAAATGTATTGTAAGTATAAGTATTTTTCCTGTAAAATGTGAGGAAaagtaaacataaaatatttatacTTAAGTACAGTAGAAATGTCCAAAATCTATAGCCTACTTAGTCACAGTAACAAAGTGTTTGTACTTTGTTACTATAAAAAAAGGATAGTTCTGGAGGGATAGTTGTTCTAGGAGTAATGAGACCAAACTGAAACTTTTCGGACTCATGGATTTGTGGTATGTCTAATGCGAAATAGCCAAGGCTTTttagcagaagaacaccatctccgtGGTCAAATATGGAAATAGGCCAGTCTTGTTATAAAGGTGCTTTGCTCCTGCAGGATGTGTGGAAATCTTGACCCTGCGACTGACGTCATGGATTCGTTTAAGCGTCAGGGCATTTTGGCCTTGTGATGCCTTCAGTTTGTAAACTTAAGCTTGATGATTGTTTAGCTTTCCAGCATGACAACGACTATTCAgccaaatcttaaaaaaaaaaaaaaaaaaaaaaaagatttgttaaGGAGTGGCCTATATGCAATCTCTGGATTTAAAGCCTATTGAAACTCTTTGGTGGGATTGGAAGAAaacagtgaccctggaccacaaaaccagtcataagggtacttttttatataaattaatcctgaataaataagctttccatcgatgtatggtttgttaggatagacaatatttggcagagatacaactatttgaaaatctggaatatgggGATGcgaaaaaaacctaaatattgagaagGTCGCTTTTAAAGTTGGGTTGTCAATTTAACATAAACTTAATTAGTAATAAAAAATTAcgtgattaaaatattttaacacagTTAACGCACTGGCCCTtgctactttctcatttaacacaaaatagctttaaataatctttaaTCATCAAATTTATCGTTTGATTAATTAATCAACACATGtaattaatttgattttaaaaaaaaagttaatcgactgacagccctaTTCTAAAGTTGTCCAGGTGAAGTTCTTAACTATGCATATAACTAATGAAAatttcagttttgatatatttacggtagaaaatttactaaatatcctaatggaacataatctttacttatcctaatgatttttagcataacaataattgatcattttgacccgtacagtgtatttttgtctattgccacaaatatgctgcttatgactggttttgtggttcagggtcacaacgTTGTTTACCTTTAGTCAGattagtgtgtgtttttttttttttaactgcttgAGCCACAAGAGGGCATCCTAACAATAACACATAAGAGAAAGTGAGTCTCACTGCTTCATTTTCCATTTCATGTGTAATAACAGTTGAATATGGAAAATGTTAGTTTAATGGCTAAGGTAAGCATAGTGAGGATTTATACTGCTGCATGTTTTCTTATAGGCATTTCGTTTTGCTTGCTGTATTTATATTCACATTTGCATTGTGGTCAAACAGAGAGCTTGGGCAGCACATAAGCATGTTCTTCCTCTGCAGCTCAACCCACATAAGTTTCTGTTTCTCACGACACACATGAGTCTACAGGCAGAGAAGGGATGATTTCACACTGTTTTGTTATACTGTATAAGATATGATCATGCCCTACATTCCCAAACCATTTAGAAGAGTTTTGAATACTTGAACAACACAGTGAATATTAAGTCTAAAGAAGCTGAACAAATTGCTAGCTTTAAATTCTCTTCCTGTCATTTCAGTTGAAACATTGAACATTAGTGGTGGGTTTTGACATTCCGTGTGCTGTGGAGAGCTGTTCAGTCCTCTGTGGTCTCTCAAAAATGGTTGAGGCAGCATGTTTTGCCCCTGTTTGTAAGAATAATTTGCTTTGAATTGCTTCCTCagaagtatttttttaaaacctttacaatttcaaataaccaCAGACAAGCAAACGCCATCCTTTACTCTTTTATTCGTAGTGAATGAAATATCAGCTTTGTCTAGTGTCTGATGTTAGATCAATCAGTCTATTTTGGCACAAGTAGTTTCAAGCTAGTTTATTTCACTACTGCTTTTTTCTCTTTCTGTACCTGTGAACTTCTCTACCGTGGAGCTCTTAGATTGGTCTTTGAATATTTTACATTAATtagaaatgaatgaattaatgaataaaatcacacaaaaaatgttttgcatttaTATACATTGCCATAGTTTTCACAGccgcctttgctcatatttaccaagggtgccaatattagtggagggcactgtatgtgtaaaaaaataaaaataaaacttcattGTGAATAATAAAATCATGCTGCATAAAACTGCTAGTATGTTATAATGCTCTGTTCTCACAGACAGTGATGACAAATTTGAGATCAGTGAAGCAAGTGTGACGATCAGTGCGGTGCGAGACTACAGGAAACCAATATTCATCACACTTGTTTCCTCTCTATCTGATGTGTAACAGTCGCTTCCTTCAAAGGACATGTATCACTTTTAGGTGCTCTCAATGAAACCTGTACTAACTTAGAGATGAGAGAGAAAACAAAGGGACTGATCCTTTTAAGAATGGTAGACGTTTGGTGCCATCTGTGGCACCTGCCACTATTGTTGTGTCTCACAGGACTTCTGCAGTGGGGTAAGACTGAATTGAAtcacaaatattaatttaatttaatgagaTTATTTAATTTTCTCACCCTTATGTTGACTTGAATTCAATGTGATGTGCAAAAGGCTAGCAAACATTCAAGCTGggcttttccatacaatgaatgTGAATGGTGATTATTACTGTCAGgcttcaaaaatgacaaaataatacCATAAACCATACAAGTTTGGTTTATACGATTTGTGAAATATAGCTTTTGAAGCTTTGTGGCGTTTAAGGGTTattaactaaaaaataataatttgctaAAGCTCTTAAATCTTATTTGCACTTCCACATATTCAACCTTGCTCTGTCATGACTAGACGAGAGGGAACTAATACTCACGCAAATATCACCACCTGTAAGGGTCAAttgttttaaaactgagatttctacattatctgaaagctgaataaataagctttccattgatgtatggtttgttagaatagggtaatatttgactgagatgaagttcttagcagtgcataatactaatcaaaaattacattttgatatactGTATTTATAATAGGAAATACAAAATATGACTGTTGTGGGTCCAGGGTTTTTTTGGAGGTTGATGTCTCCAGTTGCCATTCACTTTGTTGTATGGAAAAGAGAAGTgtgaataaaaataaacaatgaacTTAATATATTTTCGGAACCTTtcggtgagtaaatgatgacaatatgtttatttttgggtaaaatatCTCTTTGAGATTTGCCTGTCTAATGCTCGTCTCCACACAGATCTGTGCAGCGGTCAGATTCAGGTCCAGATACAGAAAGGTCCTCTGTATAGAGTGAAAGGATATCCCATCTCCATATCCTGTAATGTCACAGGGTTTACAGGGCCACCTCTCCGGGATTTTCAGTTCATTGTCAAGAAAGCAAACATGCCTTTAAATATGATCAGTACCAGTGACCCAGAATTTCCGTATGGAATGTTCTCCGGTAGAGTAAGAAAAAACGAGATTGAGATTCAAAGGCTATCAGGATCTTCAGTTCTTCTGAGGATCCAAAATTTGCTGGAGACAGATGCCGGTGATTTGATCTGTGAGACTCTACACACAGGTGGCGCATATATAGGAAATTATGCAGCAGAAGCAAAGCTTAATGGTAAGATATCTATTTAACTTGATGGTTTTGGTGATTAAAGAAATGATTTGGCATTTTGAGATTATTGAAAGAGAAATCCAACTTTTATCATCTGTTCACATTCCCATGTATCCCCAAAGAAGGTGATTGGCTATaagctatatttatattaaaCACTACTGTATCATTCATCATTCACTGACCTAAAATCAGCTGATATCAGTTTTCTAGATGTTGGTATTGTAATTTTTGAATGCGTATTGGTCAATCACACTTTGTCACGATTTTCATACAAAATGGCTGTTTTATCCATAGTGATTGCAGACACCCTGGAGGCATTATACTCTGGCTCTCCCTCTCAGAGCTTGTCTGAAGGTGATCCTCTTCAGCTTGAGTGCCAGGTCTCCACCCAGACTTTTCAACATACTCATCTGTCAGTCACCTGGTTTCTCCATGGTGAACAGGATGAAAACCCTCGACCAATTATTACTCTGGACAAAGATCTGACTGTAAAAACAGGAGCTGGATTTGAGGATCGCTATCGTGCAGGTCTTATCAGCATGGATAAGGTGGAGGACACAACCTACAGACTAAAGATGCCTCAAGTGCAGCAGTCAGACCAGGGCAAGTTCTACTGCAAAGCCATCGAATGGATCCAAGACCCAGACCGTTCCTGGACTCAGATTGCCCACAAAACCACCACCGCATGCAATGTGGAGATCAAACAAATTGGTGagatttatattttgtaattttttttacttcaggAATCCGATgttaaaataaagatgctttaaaaggttcttgacagcgatgccatagaagaacaatttttggtttcacaaagaaccattcagtcaaagtttttttaaagaaccatctcttttttttaccttttatagtctgaagaaccttctttcgtcacaaagaaccttttgtgaaacaaaaaggttcttcagatgttatagGTTCCTTATggagccatttagacaaaaaaggttcttcaatggcatcgtgaagcacctttatttttaagagtgtattgtcTATGAAACAAAATATAGCTAAATAGCTCAAGACTTTTTAGTCAATAATTCACAGCAgagaaaaaaaatgcacctgtgttAATGTATTCTGTCACAGTGTCATATATTTTCGAGAAGGGTCTGGCTATAGACATGCACTTGCACTTTCAGATGTGCACTCTCAGACTTGCACTCTCAGTGATTCAACTATAACTTTACAAAGCTATGAGCTGATTGTtggtacacaaagaaaacaaaaagaacaacttcaatcaacaattcgtctcctccATATCACCGTAGCGCCATTTTGGATAGTATCACCTGGATGCAAACAATGTatgctgttctctgtcagctgcgtcACACAGATATGCATCGAAAACGTATCTGTGTGACGAAGCTTACAGagacgtctttcatacttttctgggctttGACAGTGGTATTCACTTGGCAGTCAATCAACATACTCATCTGTCAGTCACCTGGTTTCTCCATGGTGAACAGGATGAGTTACAAACCtcctggttttcatccaaaatatctgttttgtgttccgaagacaaattaagcttttacaggtttgaaacaacatgggggtaagtgattaataacaacatttaaattttgggggtggagtaaccctttaagccATATTATGTGGTTTCCTCTGGGAggaaaacttgttttttttttctcctacgaATGACTTTCAGGACCCTGTACATTATGATTCTAAGTTAGTTTTAATTGTTTAACCACCACAGCTTCTTGTCTCCATTGACAGCATGGATGATTTGTGTCGAATGCAAGTGACTTTGCTGGTAGCAGAGAGTGCAAGTAATTCCAAGTGACTTTGTAataatttagtttcttttttcttGTCTTCACCACCTGGCTACTTGTGAAAAATGTTTagagattcaataaaaaaaaaaaaacagtaaaaaaaagtaaaaaaaaaaaactgagagtCTGAGAGTGCAAATCTGAAAGTGCAAGTGCAATAGTAATATGTGAATATAAAGGCAGGTCACACAGCCTACCCATGTTAGCATTTTAGCATCTACCAAATGACAgatacatttgtgacatattAATGTAGAGCAGGGGGgctcaatcctgttcctggagatctaccatcctacaaagttcagctccaaccctcatcaaacacacctgaatgagCTAATTAATCTTATAGGCAACTCtagataattacagacagctgtgatggagcagggctggaattaaaatctgcaggtaggtagattcCAGGTAGAACAGGATTGAGCACCCCTGATGTATAGAGCATATGCAATTATGTAGTTCAGAACCTGCTGTGATGCCTGAGTGAGTATGATTGCAGTCATGCCACAGGAAGTTGTGTAAGAGAACCTGTTTCATCTCACACATTTCCTATGTGTCTCAGAAGTGGCCCCTGATGTAGGTTCATTCAGTGTTTCTGTGACGGCTTCGAAGAAGACACTACAGGAAGGAGATGCACTGGACATCCGTTGCAGTGTGAATTCACAGAACCTTCCTGGTCATTTCTTCTCTGTGACTTGGCTGAAGAACCAGCAGAAAGTGGCCCAGATTGGATTTTCTGGGGTGCTCACCATGTCTGACAGttacaaagagagagagaatgcAGCAGAGATGAGAGCAGTGAAAACCGGTCACATGGACTACCTGCTGACCATCCGTTCAGCTCGAACTGAGGACCAGGGCCAATACCAGTGCGAAGTATGGCAGGAAGACATGAATAAAGATGGCACcttcaaaaaaatacaaaaacaaatgtcCAGTCCAGAGACTGTGAGCATCACGGCTAAAGGTAATTCTACATAGACATTGCACAATACGTCATGACTTTCACTTTTCACTTTCACTTCTATATATGTATGGAGATGataataatgttataaaataCCTAAACCTAATTATGAGTGACCAAACAGTGATGTTTGCATTGAAATAATTGCTGCATTCTTTGCTGTAAATAATCTTGTCAcagttttcacaacaaaaatgtttttacctGTTTGGTCAGAGAGTGATCTGGCGGTGGTCATGGAGATGAAGGATGCGGTGACTGAAGGAGATCCATTGCGGGTCACCTGCTCAGTGTCAGGATTCAAGGGTCCCTTATCAGTGTCATGGCAACACAAGAAAGAGTCAGGAGGATCCTTCAGTGATGTCATTAGTCTGACACATGAGGGAGTGATGAAAGATATCACGGCAAGGTATCAGAGCAGGCATGTTCAAACACTTCATTCTCCAGCTGGAAACTTTATTCTGGAGATTGGTGCATCTGCAACATCTGACAGTGGTGAATATAAGTGCATTGTGTCTGAATGGACAGTACAGAGCAATGGCGAGATGAAGAAAGCCAACACCCAAACTCAGCAAAAAGCCATTACAGTTAATTCTGTTGGTAAGATTACTACAAAATAACGCATTATTCTGACATTCAAGACATTCAACCATAACTTCTTTGTAATTACTCTGTTTGTATTTGTACTGTTACTGATATTAGAGTTTAAATAATCACTGCAGGCATTTCTTTTCAGACTCTAAAATGAAGGTGAGATTGAAAAGTCGTATAACAAATGTGGCTATAGGTTCTCCAGTGGAACTACTATGCACAGTCGAAAAGCTTAGCGTGTCTTTGGCTGTACGTTGGATGTTTCAGCCCCGTAATTCAACAGttcaaacaaatattttattcatACGCCACACTGGAGAAATCACCTGGGGAGCAGATCAGAGAAACTATCAGCTGTCCATTCAAACACTGCCATCAGAAACCCGTTTCATTCTCGTGGTGCCGAGAGCCAGCAAGCAACAAGGTGGACAGTACCAGTGTCAAGTTGATGCCTATCAAAAGGATGTACAGAAAGCCTTGAAGAACTCCAACCTATTGGCGGTGACTGTACAAAAACCTGGTAAATACAGCTGTTTATTGAAAATAATGTatgcttcgcgtcgtgcctaacaacgcccttcagccgtgatttattcatgatacagcacggcctctcgtaccttattgcttaaataataatagtagacgAGTAGGATATAGCTGTATATTGGCACTGCTGTGATTTGGTtgtaggtaatcacagcgtgccaATAAACAGCCATGTCTCACATCTACGAGtctgatattgcgtttatacaacagttcaatggcACAAGTTTGTaattacataaacaaaataacaacagagtgtctttaaaagccctcttttgtgaagaactacttccttctgccacagattcaaatctaaagttgacagattaacagctgagcccaagcctccgttactaattccaaaacttCACTTTAAAACTAGTAATGAAGGCTTATTGTATCACACTGTGTCTACACCGGACATGACAGTTGTCGCACCGCAACAGCTAAaatctgtctacactggacgtgaCAAAGCGACCGTTGTTGTGTCACCTACAGTCTtccgatgcttttgggaaacacagcccaggaCTTGTGATCATGTGATCAACCGATGTCCGATGCAAGCTAatatctaagttttttttttttttttcactaacaTTCTGACATTAAAATGGAATTTTCAGGGTTCTGTCACTTTGGTCTAGTTTATTCTTGGTTTTGCGACAGAGTCCTGACACTCCTGTATTGTTTTGTCCTTTCTCGTTGGCTGGTTTGTCCCTCTGGCACTGCCCTGACATTCTGCTAGGGCTCAAGAACTCCTCCCTGGCTTAACTCTCCCATCTATCCCTGGTCCCTTCTAATGACTTCCTGGGCTGATCTATTGGCACTGTCTTGGCTCCCCTCCATCCCCTCCTTGTCGTCTTTGGTGTTTGACCCTTTTCTGTCTTGTGTTTTTATGTTAGTGCTGGTCTTGTGTTGTGTCATGTTCCTGTTTTGTGTTCCTCGCTCACATATGTTTTGTCTTTACTGCTATAGTGGTCATCGTCTGTTTGATTACATCTATGCCATATGTACATCAATTTGACAGTCAgcactagtaagctactaaatatattgtagaaacctACATTTTCTGTACACTAATTGCATCGTGAAAGGTGCagtacaaataaacttgaattgattTAAACTGAATTGCTGTGTGAGCGCGTGGTCTTGAGGTCACTTGAGCCATGCGCTTCTCTGTCTACGTGTGTTGTGTTATGTGTAGCATACAGTTTGTGGTTTCTTTGGCTGCATGATCTCTTGAAATCTTGTGTTTTTATCGGCTACGTgccttcttgttttttttttttgttttttttttgtcttttgtacTGTGCTGTGTAGCACGTAGCTTGTTTTTCACAGCGTGCCTTTATGTAGTCATGTTTTGTGTGAACACATGGCTTATGAGTGTTCTCATGAGCTTAACATAtggtttgtgatttgttttgctgGCCATATTTTTGTggactttttattttttgtgagccttttgtttgtttctgtGTGCCATGTGCTCTCATATTTTCTCCAGTAAGCAATGGGACCTGTTTTTCTGTCTAGTCAGGTGACGTTCAAGATATATCTCATTCAGTATATTTATGAAGCATGCTCTATACAGTAGGGATGTAAGGATAttatcaaaattgtgatatattaatcccttcatcaagtctgttttcgctgtgcATTTCAAAGCCAAGTGTGCACTCCATTCAGCAATCAGACcgtgatctggtgttttccgtgcctcagaatggcttagttcacagtgaatgctGTGAACTAATTTATTTAATGTGCTGTGAGTTTGGGAGTTTTGTGAGTTCAGctacaagtcaattcacttactttttttctgttttcttaggGGCATCTGTTGGAGCTCttactctcaaagtgcattagattgtATATAGCAATGGTTCCCAACCACATTCCGGGAGGCCCcccacattttgcatctctcctttgtctgacacacccattttaGGTCTTGGAATCTCTACTAATAAGCTGATCATCTCAATCAGTTATGTTTGActaaggagacatggaaaacaggcagtgttggggggcctccaggaacgtggttggtaACCACTGGTATATAGTATGTATCATTACTAATATTTACATCGAATTTGGTCCTTTAATATCACTGTGTTAATACATTAGAATTTAGTACAAAACCTTCAAAAAATAATTGGTTTGCCGTAAAGGAACCCTTGTTTTGCCTTTCAAGAGGAACATTTCTATGTGATGTGGCATCACAATAAAACAAGGAATAGGTTTAGGATTTAGGGTTagttgcttatatatatatattttgattattgcaGTTTGTTGAatatctctgtctgtctctctctctcttctcatcAATTTGTACTGTTTAACCTCAGTCAGCAAGATGAACCTGTACTCACGCACCTCTCGTCTGGAAACTACTATCAACACTGATGCTAAGATTGAATGCTCAGTCACAACAACAACCACAAACACCTCTCGTTTAATGATAACATGGATGATTGGGTCCCAGATGCTCTTAACCATGGACCTAGATGCTGTTGTCAAGTTTGGCCCTGCAGCCGGCCTAGAGATAGACCAGAGGATCCGTATGGAAATAAGACAGAAACAGACCTTTCAGCTGATTATTCAACAAGTCAGAGCATCTGACAGTGGGCGATATCATTGTGAGGTGGAAGAGTGGCTTCAGGATCCACTTGGTGACTGGTATTCACTTAAGAAAATGTCTGTTTCCACACAGCTTGTTGTCAAAGAGAAAGGTAAAAACCTGAACTATAATATTCTACACACAGATAATCAGCTAAGATGCAAGGGGAAAAAAACACCTCTTCTTCACGAGAGTCATTCAGAAGTTACATATATTCATCATAGATTAATTCAGAAAACATGTTTTCATACTAGAGGAGCTTCATTTAAATCAATGCATGTATGCTTTTTATGTATAACTGATGTTGTACTTGTCTTTAATTTTTCAGCCAGCGATTTCAAAATGAACAAAGCCAACTCTCAGCTGACAGTTGAAGAGGGAAAGCAGCTGATGTTGAATTGCTCAGTGGATGGTTTTGAGTCTGACTCCACACTTCGCTACTCCCTTACCTGGTTGTTTAGCCGAGATCCGTCCTCCAGTGTGACACTTCTGACATATAGTCATGATGGCCGTTTAAAGTACAACAGCTTTGACTCAGAGCTTGAGGGACGACTCCACTTCTCCACCCCAGAGGTGGGTGTCTTTCACTTGACTATCCATAGATCCATCCAGGAGGACAAGGGGCGCTACTACTGTCAAGTTGAACAGCATCAGCTGGACTGTCAAGGCCAATGGTCCCTTAAGGCAAGTGATGAGTCAGGTTCTACCAATGTCACTGTTCAACTTATAGGTGAGTATTCTATATTTCAAATTGGAGTTCTGAAATTATCAGAAaattgctaattttttttttttttttttaatgaaattagaGAATAGACTGCATGTGGATAAAGAGAACCGAATCCTGAACATTACTAATCTACAAACGGGGTTTTCCATTGACTGCGTCATTAAATCACGGTCCAGTGATGCATCTGAGTTTGAAGTGACTTGGTCCAAGGGTCAGAGAAATGAACAACCTGTTATCATCTTCAGAGCCAGTCGCGATGGAATTTTACACAGTGATACAATCGGTGATAAAGATCTTGTGTTTGGACACCCAAGTGCCATGCAATATAAGTTGACTGTGCCAAATGTCAGCCCCACTGATACCAGCCTTTACCACTGTCAAGTTGCTGAATGGATTCAGACAGCTAAAAACAAGTGGAGAAAGATTGGTGAAGATAAGTCTGGGGAGCTATCTGTCCATGTGGAAACTGAGGAAAGACAAAAACAGGACAACTTCTCCATGGACAGGACTGACAAGCAGCTTGAAATCAAAGAAGGAGAGCAGTTTATGCTTGAATGCTCCCTGGATGTAGGAAAAGCCAACCCTACTTATCTCTACAGTCTCAGATGGGTGTATAATAGCCCGGAATCTGATAGCGGGATATCTTTATTATCCTACAATTATAATGGTCGTCtacagtacatcacagaaaaccAGCAATTTAAGGACAGGTTGCGCTTCTCAATACCTACTTCTGGTACTTTCAATCTGGTAGTATTAAACTCAGATACAGCTGATAGGGGAAACTACCTCTGCAAAGTTGAGCGGTACCAACTCAATAGTAAAGGCAAATGGGAACAAACAGCGAATGGCCAATCAGGATCAACTAAAGTCAGAGTCCGCAGTATTGGTAATATATGCATTTACATCTAACCAACATTAAGTCTCTGAGTATAACCCAATTAATGTTTTACACAACCTTGTCATATTACTTATGGCTATCAGCATA contains:
- the cd101 gene encoding immunoglobulin superfamily member 2, with translation MREKTKGLILLRMVDVWCHLWHLPLLLCLTGLLQWDLCSGQIQVQIQKGPLYRVKGYPISISCNVTGFTGPPLRDFQFIVKKANMPLNMISTSDPEFPYGMFSGRVRKNEIEIQRLSGSSVLLRIQNLLETDAGDLICETLHTGGAYIGNYAAEAKLNVIADTLEALYSGSPSQSLSEGDPLQLECQVSTQTFQHTHLSVTWFLHGEQDENPRPIITLDKDLTVKTGAGFEDRYRAGLISMDKVEDTTYRLKMPQVQQSDQGKFYCKAIEWIQDPDRSWTQIAHKTTTACNVEIKQIEVAPDVGSFSVSVTASKKTLQEGDALDIRCSVNSQNLPGHFFSVTWLKNQQKVAQIGFSGVLTMSDSYKERENAAEMRAVKTGHMDYLLTIRSARTEDQGQYQCEVWQEDMNKDGTFKKIQKQMSSPETVSITAKESDLAVVMEMKDAVTEGDPLRVTCSVSGFKGPLSVSWQHKKESGGSFSDVISLTHEGVMKDITARYQSRHVQTLHSPAGNFILEIGASATSDSGEYKCIVSEWTVQSNGEMKKANTQTQQKAITVNSVDSKMKVRLKSRITNVAIGSPVELLCTVEKLSVSLAVRWMFQPRNSTVQTNILFIRHTGEITWGADQRNYQLSIQTLPSETRFILVVPRASKQQGGQYQCQVDAYQKDVQKALKNSNLLAVTVQKPVSKMNLYSRTSRLETTINTDAKIECSVTTTTTNTSRLMITWMIGSQMLLTMDLDAVVKFGPAAGLEIDQRIRMEIRQKQTFQLIIQQVRASDSGRYHCEVEEWLQDPLGDWYSLKKMSVSTQLVVKEKASDFKMNKANSQLTVEEGKQLMLNCSVDGFESDSTLRYSLTWLFSRDPSSSVTLLTYSHDGRLKYNSFDSELEGRLHFSTPEVGVFHLTIHRSIQEDKGRYYCQVEQHQLDCQGQWSLKASDESGSTNVTVQLIENRLHVDKENRILNITNLQTGFSIDCVIKSRSSDASEFEVTWSKGQRNEQPVIIFRASRDGILHSDTIGDKDLVFGHPSAMQYKLTVPNVSPTDTSLYHCQVAEWIQTAKNKWRKIGEDKSGELSVHVETEERQKQDNFSMDRTDKQLEIKEGEQFMLECSLDVGKANPTYLYSLRWVYNSPESDSGISLLSYNYNGRLQYITENQQFKDRLRFSIPTSGTFNLVVLNSDTADRGNYLCKVERYQLNSKGKWEQTANGQSGSTKVRVRSIESNLQVQKVNQMFNITNRQAGFSVDCVIASQSSEKSAFEVTWFRAQKEKPPVTIFTARRDGTLHSAVSDKNLLFGRPSTTHYKLTVPQINPTDMGQYYCQVEEWLLMANTWKKLDSDTSGKLSIYVHTEASGFRMNKANTQLKVKEGEQLMLNCSVDVIESDSRLRYSLTWLKDPLQDQSSSVTLLKYNYDGTLSYDSKLEGRLLFSSPKVGVFHFTIYKSIQEDSGRYYCQVELHQLDCKGIKWSSKASDKSGFTEVQFVGDSENQANELQKSNTDPLGMALGITIPLICFLALIILLLLRREHKRNSELKKKKDCLWAENNPLSPVPEVTSAAGDYS